One Miscanthus floridulus cultivar M001 chromosome 11, ASM1932011v1, whole genome shotgun sequence DNA window includes the following coding sequences:
- the LOC136491440 gene encoding ABC transporter C family member 2-like, which translates to MGFDPLEWYCQPVKNGVWSLVVENAFGAYTPCGTDTLVVCISYLALFGVCFYRIWRTTRDYTVQWYKLRSPYYNYLLGLLVVYCIAEPLYRIATGTSIMNLDGQTGLAPFEIVSLIIESAAWCCMLVMILLETRIYINEFRWYIRFVVIYVMVGEAAMFNLVLSVRQFYSSSSIFYLYCSEIACQFLFGILMVVYLPSVDPYPGYTPIRNEVLVDNTDYEPLPGGEQICPERHANIFARIFFSWMTPLMQQGFRRPITDKDIWKLDSWDETETLYSQFQKCWNDELRKPKPWLLRALHSSLWGRFWLGGFFKIGNDASQFVGPLVLNLLLESMQKGDPSWSGYIYAFSIFAGVSLGVLAEAQYFQNVMRVGFRLRSTLIAAVFRKSLRLTNESRRKFASGRITNLISTDAESLQQVCQQLHSLWSAPFRIVISMVLLYAQLGPAALVGALMLVLLFPIQTVIISKMQKLTKEGLQRTDKRISLMNEVLAAMDTVKCYAWEQSFQSKVQDIRDDELSWFRRAQLLAALNSFILNSIPVVVTVVSFGVYSLLGGDLTPAKAFTSLSLFAVLRFPLFMLPNLITQVVNCKVSLKRLEDLLLAEERLLLPNPPIDPDLPAISIKNGYFSWESEAQRPTLSNVNLDVPVGSLVAVVGSTGEGKTSLISAMLGEIPPVSGSGTSVVIRGSVAYVPQVSWIFNATVRDNILFGSPFQPPRYEKAIDVTSLRHDLDLLPGGDLTEIGERGVNISGGQKQRVSMARAVYSDSDVYIFDDPLSALDAHVGRQVFDKCIKGELQHKTRVLVTNQLHFLPYVDKILLIHDGVIKEEGTFDELSNSGDLFKKLMENAGKMEEQVEEDESKPKDFAKQTENGDVIIADEGSQKSQDSSSKTKPGKSVLIKQEERETGVVSAKVLSRYKNALGGMWVVSILFFCYALTEVLRISSSTWLSVWTDQGSLKIHGPGYYNLIYGILSFGQVLVTLSNSYWLIISSLRAAKRLHDAMLRSILRAPMVFFHTNPLGRIINRFSKDLGDIDRNVAVFVNMFMAQISQLLSTFILIGFVSTMSLWAIMPLLILFYAAYLYYQATSREVKRLDSITRSPVYAQFSEALNGLSTIRAYKAYDRMANINGRSMDNNIRFTLVNMSANRWLAIRLETLGGIMIWFTATFAVMQNQRAENQKAFASTMGLLLTYTLNITNLLTAVLRLASLAENSLNAVERVGTYIELPSEAPPVIEDHRPPPGWPSSGVIKFEDVVLRYRPELPPVLHGISFVINGSEKVGIVGRTGAGKSSMLNALFRIVELERGRILIDDCDTSKFGIWDLRKVLGIIPQAPVLFSGSVRFNLDPFNEHNDADLWEALERAHLKDVIRRNPLGLDAEVSEAGENFSVGQRQLLSLSRALLRRAKILVLDEATAAVDVRTDALIQKTIREEFKSCTMLIIAHRLNTVIDCDRLLILSAGLVLEFDSPENLLSNEESAFSKMVQSTGPSNAEYLKSLVFGSGEERSRREEIKLQDIQRRWVASNRWAEAAQFALARSLTSSHSDLLSLEAAEGNNILRRTKDAVITLQSVLEGKHNTEIDESLTQYQVPADRWWSSLYKVIEGLATMSRLGRNRLQQPSYNFENNGSIDWDQM; encoded by the exons ATGGGGTTCGACCCACTGGAGTGGTACTGCCAGCCGGTCAAGAATGGTGTGTGGTCGCTTGTGGTGGAGAATGCGTTCGGCGCCTACACTCCGTGTGGCACTGACACCCTGGTGGTCTGCATCTCATACCTCGCACTCTTTGGTGTTTGCTTCTATCGTATATGGAGGACGACGAGGGACTACACAGTGCAGTGGTACAAGTTACGTTCACCATACTACAACTACCTGCTTGGACTACTTGTGGTGTACTGCATAGCAGAGCCGCTTTATCGGATTGCCACTGGTACCTCCATCATGAACTTGGATGGGCAGACTGGCCTTGCTCCATTTGAG ATTgtctcattgatcattgagtctGCTGCTTGGTGCTGTATGCTTGTAATGATTCTGCTCGAGACAAGAATTTACATCAATGAGTTCAGATGGTACATTCGGTTTGTGGTCATTTACGTGATGGTTGGTGAAGCTGCTATGTTCAATCTTGTGCTCTCGGTGAGGCAGTTCTACAGTTCAAG TTCAATCTTTTACCTATACTGCAGTGAGATTGCATGCCAG TTCTTGTTTGGAATTCTCATGGTGGTTTATCTGCCTAGCGTGGATCCATATCCGGGTTATACCCCGATCAGGAATGAGGTGCTGGTTGATAATACTGATTATGAACCTCTTCCCGGCGGTGAGCAGATTTGCCCTGAGAGACATGCCAACATATTTGCCA GAATATTCTTTTCATGGATGACTCCTCTAATGCAACAAGGATTTAGAAGGCCCATTACAGATAAGGATATCTGGAAATTGGACAGCTGGGATGAGACTGAAACTTTGTATAGCca ATTCCAGAAATGCTGGAATGATGAACTTCGAAAACCAAAACCTTGGCTGTTACGAGCTCTTCATAGTAGTCTTTGGGGAAG GTTCTGGCTGGGTGGATTTTTCAAG ATTGGCAATGATGCTTCTCAATTTGTTGGTCCACTTGTATTGAACCTGTTGTTAGAG tCTATGCAAAAAGGTGATCCGTCTTGGAGCGGGTACATCTATGCTTTCTCGATCTTTGCAGGAGTG TCACTTGGGGTTCTTGCTGAGGCACAGTACTTTCAGAACGTCATGCGTGTGGGTTTCAGGTTGAGGTCCACATTG ATTGCAGCTGTTTTCCGCAAGTCGTTGCGACTAACTAATGAGAGTCGTAGAAAGTTTGCTTCTGGGAGGATTACCAATTTGATTTCAACTGATGCAGAGTCCCTTCAG CAAGTGTGCCAGCAGCTTCACAGCCTATGGTCTGCTCCTTTCCGCATTGTTATTTCCATGGTCCTTCTATATGCACAGCTTGGTCCTGCAGCATTGGTCGGTGCACTTATGCTGGTTCTTTTGTTTCCAATTCAG ACAGTAATCATCAGCAAAATGCAAAAACTTACTAAGGAGGGGTTGCAAAGGACCGACAAGCGAATCAGTCTCATGAATGAAGTATTAGCTGCCATGGATACGGTCAA GTGCTATGCTTGGGAGCAAAGTTTCCAGTCAAAGGTGCAGGACATCCGCGATGATGAACTTTCTTGGTTCCGCAGGGCTCAGTTGCTTGCTGCG CTGAATAGCTTTATCCTGAACAGTATACCGGTCGTTGTCACTGTTGTTTCGTTTGGTGTATATTCTCTACTGGGAGGTGATTTGACACCAGCAAAGGCGTTTACTTCTCTTTCATTATTTGCAGTCTTAAGGTTCCCACTTTTCATGCTCCCGAATCTGATAACTCAG GTGGTTAATTGTAAGGTGTCATTGAAGCGTCTAGAAGATCTCCTGTTGGCTGAAGAGAGATTACTTCTGCCAAATCCACCTATTGATCCTGATCTTCCAGCCATTTCTATCAAGAATGGGTATTTTTCATGGGAATCAGAG GCTCAGAGACCAACTTTATCAAATGTAAATCTGGATGTACCTGTTGGAAGTTTAGTTGCAGTAGTTGGAAGCACTGGTGAGGGTAAAACTTCTCTCATATCTGCAATGCTTGGAGAAATACCACCAGTATCTGGATCAGGTACCTCAGTGGTCATTCGTGGATCGGTGGCTTACGTTCCTCAAGTTTCCTGGATCTTCAATGCTACC GTACGGGACAATATTTTGTTTGGGTCTCCCTTTCAACCCCCACGCTATGAGAAAGCGATTGATGTCACTTCATTGCGGCATGACCTTGACCTACTCCCA GGAGGCGATCTGACAGAGATTGGTGAAAGAGGAGTTAATATTAGTGGAGGGCAGAAGCAAAGAGTTTCAATGGCAAGagctgtgtattctgattcagatgTGTACATATTTGATGATCCACTCAGTGCATTAGATGCCCATGTTGGCCGTCAG GTATTTGATAAATGTATCAAAGGGGAACTACAGCATAAAACCCGGGTTCTTGTTACCAATCAgctgcattttctgccatatgTTGATAAAATACTGCTAATTCATGATGGTGTAATTAAAGAGGAGGGTACTTTTGATGAACTTAGCAACAGTGGGGACCTCTTCAAGAAGCTCATGGAAAATGCTGGAAAAATGGAGGAACAGGTGGAAGAGGATGAAAGTAAACCAAAGGATTTTGCAAAACAAACTGAAAATGGGGATGTTATAATAGCTGATGAAGGTTCACAGAAGAGCCAGGATAGTTCTAGTAAAACTAAACCAGGAAAATCTGTGCTTATTAAACAAGAGGAAAGGGAAACTGGGGTTGTCAGTGCGAAGGTCCTTTCACG TTACAAAAATGCACTGGGAGGGATGTGGGTGGTGTCCATACTCTTCTTCTGCTATGCACTGACTGAAGTTCTTCGCATTTCAAGTAGCACATGGTTGAGCGTTTGGACTGATCAGGGTTCTCTGAAAATTCATGGCCCTGGTTACTATAATTTGATCTATGGGATTCTTTCATTTGGGCAG GTTCTAGTCACTCTCTCAAATTCATACTGGTTGATTATATCAAGTCTTCGGGCAGCCAAAAGGCTTCATGATGCCATGCTCCGATCAATATTGAGAGCACCCATGGTATTTTTTCATACAAACCCACTTGGACGGATCATCAACAGATTTTCGAAGGATTTGGGTGACATTGACCGAAATGTTGCTGTATTTGTCAATATGTTTATGGCACAAATATCTCAGTTGCTCTCAACTTTCATTCTCATCGGTTTTGTCAGCACCATGTCTCTTTGGGCTATCATGCCACTCCTGATTTTGTTTTATGCAGCTTACCTCTATTACCAG GCAACATCTCGCGAGGTGAAGCGTCTGGATTCCATTACCAGGTCTCCTGTGTATGCTCAGTTTTCAGAGGCTTTGAATGGTCTGTCCACAATCCGTGCCTATAAAGCCTATGATAGAATGGCAAACATCAATGGGAGATCAATGGATAACAACATTAGGTTCACACTTGTGAACATGAGTGCAAATAGGTGGCTAGCTATTCGTCTGGAAACATTGGGTGGCATCATGATATGGTTTACAGCAACTTTTGCTGTCATGCAAAATCAACGAGCAGAGAATCAGAAGGCCTTTGCTTCTACAATGGGTCTTCTTCTTACTTACACTctcaatattaccaatttactcACAGCTGTTCTTCGTCTCGCTAGTCTTGCTGAAAATAGTTTAAATGCTGTTGAACGGGTCGGAACATACATTGAGTTACCTTCAGAAGCTCCTCCTGTCATTGAGGATCATAGGCCACCCCCTGGTTGGCCATCATCAGGTGTCATCAAGTTTGAAGACGTCGTGCTTCGATATCGACCAGAACTTCCTCCTGTTCTTCATGGCATATCTTTTGTTATTAATGGAAGTGAGAAGGTAGGAATAGTTGGCAGAACAGGTGCTGGTAAATCTAGCATGCTTAATGCTTTATTCCGTATTGTGGAGCTTGAACGAGGGAGAATATTAATTGATGATTGTGACACTTCTAAGTTTGGAATTTGGGACCTGCGCAAAGTTCTAGGAATAATACCACAGGCACCAGTTCTATTCTCAG GTTCTGTTCGGTTTAATCTGGATCCCTTTAACGAGCACAATGATGCGGATCTCTGGGAGGCTCTGGAAAGGGCTCATCTAAAAGATGTTATAAGGAGGAATCCTTTAGGATTAGATGCTGAG GTCTCTGAAGCTGGTGAAAATTTCAGTGTTGGACAACGACAACTGTTGAGCTTATCTCGTGCGTTGCTAAGAAGAGCAAAGATACTCGTTCTTGATGAGGCAACAGCAGCAGTTGACGTGCGGACTGATGCTCTTATTCAGAAAACAATCCGAGAAGAATTCAAAAGTTGCACAATGCTCATAATTGCCCACCGTTTGAACACTGTCATTGACTGTGACAGGTTGCTTATTCTAAGTGCTGGTCTG GTTCTGGAATTTGACTCTCCTGAGAATCTTCTAAGCAATGAGGAGAGTGCTTTCTCCAAGATGGTGCAAAGTACAGGACCTAGCAACGCAGAATACCTCAAG AGTCTTGTATTTGGAAGTGGAGAAGAGAGGTCCCGGAGGGAAGAAATCAAGCTGCAAGATATCCAAAGGAGATGGGTTGCATCTAACCGGTGGGCTGAAGCTGCCCAGTTTGCGCTTGCTAGAAGCCTCACATCATCACATAGTGACCTCCTTTCACTAGAAGCTGCAGAGGGAAATAATATTCTGAGGAGAACAAAGGATGCTGTAATCACTCTGCAAAGCGTACTAGAAGGGAAGCACAATACTGAAATCGATGAATCTCTAACTCAGTATCAGGTCCCAGCTGATCGATGGTGGTCTTCACTTTACAAGGTGATCGAAG GCCTCGCCACCATGAGCAGATTGGGCCGCAATCGTCTGCAGCAACCTTCttataattttgagaacaacGGTTCTATTGACTGGGACCAAATGTAG